The genomic stretch CTTCCCTTTCCCTCGTGAATTCCCTGTCTTCTTGGGcacttcccaaatctccttattATTAGAGTTAGGAGACAAAGTCATAACCTGAGTAGCACCAACAGTATCCTTACTGTGATCTATACTAGCCACTTCATTTTTCCCCAAGTCTTCCTTAGCTGGATCAGGATCTTTGGCTGAACTCCCTGTGGTTATTTCAGCTGCAATAACACCTGGAACAGTAGGAACTCCATCCTTTCCCAGAGCAGCTACCTCCTTCTTAACCCAATTGTTTGAACCAGTTTTCTTGCATTCAGCCATATTATGGTCGTACCCTTTACAGTTATTGCATTTAATGGGCAGCCACTCATACTCAAAAAATTGCTCTTGAACTTGACCTCTTTCATTAACAAAATATATGATAAAAGGCGAGTTATCAGATATTTCCATTTCAACTAGGATTCTCGCATATCTAATCATCGATCGCTCCTTAGTGAATTTATCCACCATTATAGGTTTCCCTATAGTACTTACCAATGCACTGAGACATTTTTGGCCCCAATACTGAAGACCAAGATTAGGTAATCTGATCCATAAGGGAACCGACCGAACCAATCTGATGGTATCAAGATCTTGGGTCCAAGGTCTCACAATCATCGGTTTCTTGTCAAATTGCACCATGCCCGTTTCTAGAATAAAGTCCCTGGTAGCCTCATCATTGAATTTTACTATAGTCAGGCCTATATGCATCCTCACAATACGCTCGATTCCCAAATGGCCCCATACACATTTCACAAACCCTTCAAAGACTGCAAATGGGGGGTTGGCTCCCATCACCATACAGATCACAACTGAATTCCAAGATTGAGCCTGTGCAGCAACCTCATTCAAATCAAGCTGAGCCACCTTCTTCCCGTCTTTAACGATAGGCTCCTCATAGTGTAGCTTAGCTGCCTCACTAATCGACTGCTTGTCCTTAAGCTTAGCCCAATGCGACTGAGCAGAGAtgttatataaagcacctttaccgagatgttaaatggtttttggataaagactctaattcatatcggtccatgtcatatataatcatattatataaagcacatttaccgagatgtctttccacatcaataatctgaatctagattatttgtatcattatgatactcagtaaactgtacttacaactccaattaaagaattccataactttaatttgttgttgttgactatttttattcatgtgatcttaattctctcgtactaatacaagatcacatcctcaataatgaatatggaatttttctgatatttacaaaattattcaaataataatttaacaatctaaatatgacaataataataaaccattgtatttatttattcatagaaaaaacaaatgtctttacatgcttttaggacatactcctaacaatctcccacttgtacttaaagcaagtgaggcatttatctcaatcccatattacgtacatgaccctcgaattgctttgctggaagcgtcttcgtaaacgggtctgcgaggttgtgttctgatacgacttcagaatggacacaCCTCCTTTATGTACGATTTCTTTGAGTTAGTGGTATTTGcgttctatatgctttccccttttgtggcttcttggttctttagaattagccactgctccactgttgtcacagttaagaacaagtggtttctccacttctggaacaactttcagatcggagtaaaaccttttgagtcacagagcctccttagctgcttcacaagccgctatatactcggcttctatggtggagtctgcaatgctggtttgcttaatgcttttccagactaatgctcctcctccaagaatgAACACTGATCCAaaagtcaatttctgactatctctttctgatttaaaatcagaatcagtgtaatcagtggggtttaggtctccacctgaatatacaagcatataatctctagtatttctaagatacttgagaatattcttcactacaatccaatgactcaatccaggattggattgataacggctgactatccctactgcataacaaatgtcaggtcttgtacacacatggtgtacattagactgcctactgctaaggcatagggatactgtctcatgttttccttttcctgaggtgtcttgggacactgctccttggaaaggaatactccagaatgggttggcatatcacccttcttggagttttgcatattaaagcattctagtagcttatcaatataagttgctcgagacagtgccaaagttttgttctgtctatctctaagaatcttaatgcccagaacatacttggcttctcccaaatcttacatttggaattgttcagctaaccagttctttacatttgataatgtctctacatcattctcaatgagtaggatatcatcaacataaagaacgaggaatactactataccatctttgatttgtttatagacacaaagatcgtcaacattttgttcaacaaccaaatgtttttcttgtgtcatcaaaaataagattccaagatctagaagcttgtttgagtccatgaatggacctaagaagcttgcaaaccttttgcccttgatcttttaattcgaacccttctggttgagacatgtaaatggttttgtcaaggcagtcattcagaaaagctgctttgacatccatttgccagatctcttaATCCATGCAcacagctatggacaagagtatacaaatggattttagcatggctaatggagaaaaggtttcttcatagtcaaccccttctttctgtttGTAAccttttggctacaagccttgctttgaaagtctctactttcccattcgctcctcttttcttcttgaatatacacttgcaaccaatgggtttgttattctcaggtggatcttcaagaacccagacagaattggaatacatcgattccatttcttggttcatggcttcttgccatttttccttgtcagaatgattcattgcattttcaaatgtcaatggatcgtctttgtttgtgtcaaacacaagcatttgaacctcGTTTTCACAGTACGTGGgttacttactaaccctcccactacgatgaagttctctactattctgactagaactagcagtttcctcttgccgtttttcattggttattactggtgactttgcgactttatttgagaccatctcctctaaTACAATCTtattgcgaggtttgtggttattaacatagtcatattcaagaacagttgcatttgtcaatacaaatgttttattttcttttggactatagaaaattccacctccagtctctttggaatatcccacaaacatacacacttcacAGCGTGTTTCCATCTTCTCGGTCTTCCTTTTGAGCACGTATgcatgacacccccaaattctaaaatggtgtaaactaagcttacaaccattccataattctatggatgtcttttggatagacttaggtggaacataATTCAATATGCATggaacacattgaatcgcatagccccagaatgacaatagtaatgatgagaaactcatcatatatctaaccatatctaataacgttctattccaactttctgaaacatcattttactgtgttgtttcaggtgtagtgagttggaattgaatgccatgctcacgttgatggttcttgaattcacagtccaagtactctcttcctcgatcagatcgaagtgctttttagtgatttacctaattgctttttagcctttgcttgaaattctttgaactttccaaaagtctcagattttctttgcattaagtataggtaatcatatctagaataatcgtcaatgaaagtgacgaaatattcacaacctcctcttgcttgtacattaggTGGATTGCTAACATCCATGTGTACTAGCTGAAggggttctgtggctcttgaacatTTAGCAAAGAAAGGTAtcttggtcattttgttttctagaTAGGAtt from Humulus lupulus chromosome 5, drHumLupu1.1, whole genome shotgun sequence encodes the following:
- the LOC133779166 gene encoding uncharacterized protein LOC133779166, whose translation is MDVSNPPNVQARGGALYNISAQSHWAKLKDKQSISEAAKLHYEEPIVKDGKKVAQLDLNEVAAQAQSWNSVVICMVMGANPPFAVFEGFVKCVWGHLGIERIVRMHIGLTIVKFNDEATRDFILETGMVQFDKKPMIVRPWTQDLDTIRLVRSVPLWIRLPNLGLQYWGQKCLSALVSTIGKPIMVDKFTKERSMIRYARILVEMEISDNSPFIIYFVNERGQVQEQFFEYEWLPIKCNNCKGYDHNMAECKKTGSNNWVKKEVAALGKDGVPTVPGVIAAEITTGSSAKDPDPAKEDLGKNEVASIDHSKDTVGATQVMTLSPNSNNKEIWEVPKKTGNSRGKGKMYRPGIDKKQNAFKVLQE